Proteins co-encoded in one Ammospiza caudacuta isolate bAmmCau1 chromosome 16, bAmmCau1.pri, whole genome shotgun sequence genomic window:
- the SKP1 gene encoding S-phase kinase-associated protein 1, whose product MPSIKLQSSDGEIFEVDVEIAKQSVTIKTMLEDLGMDDEGDDDPVPLPNVNAAILKKVIQWCTHHKDDPPPPEDDENKEKRTDDIPVWDQEFLKVDQGTLFELILAANYLDIKGLLDVTCKTVANMIKGKTPEEIRKTFNIKNDFTEEEEAQVRKENQWCEEK is encoded by the exons ATGCCTTCAATTAAACTGCAGAGCTCAGATGGAGAAATCTTTGAAGTTGATGTGGAAATTGCAAAGCAGTCTGTGACTATAAAGACCATGCTGGAAG ATTTGGGAATGGATGATGAAGGTGATGATGACCCAGTCCCTCTTCCAAATGTTAATGCAGCCATCTTAAAAAAG GTGATTCAGTGGTGCACCCATCACAAGGATGATCCACCTCCTCCTGAGGATGATGAGAACAAAGAGAAGAGAACAGATGACATCCCTGTGTGGGATCAAGAGTTTCTGAAAGTAGACCAAGGAACACTTTTTGAACTTATCCTG GCTGCAAATTATTTGGACATCAAAGGTTTGCTGGATGTCACGTGCAAGACAGTGGCAAACATGATCAAGGGTAAAACTCCAGAAGAAATTCGCAAGACATTCAATATTAAGAATGACTTCACTGAAGAGGAAGAAGCACAG GTACGTAAAGAGAACCAGTGGTGTGAAGAGAAATGA